In Acinetobacter sp. TGL-Y2, a genomic segment contains:
- a CDS encoding TonB-dependent receptor produces the protein MYQSAKFPFVRSTLSCLIACVGQNLYAESDSQSVQKLDTIIIEATRTNRDVMSTPASAYYLTQEPQKGMNVNLSETLKGVPGLQLNNRENYAQDLQISMRGFGARSSFGVRGVRLYVDGIPATMPDGQGQTSNIDLSSLDHIEVLGGGLSSLYGNSSGGTILTTSREGKGKDSITLGYSGGSENKGQANIVLQGGAKNANEPSYILSSSYFDTDGYRDHSGANKTLTNTKLTWDLDDGSKINWINNYVKIEADDPGGLTRDQWRANPKQVAGNVFLYNARKEIEQLQTGLTWNKPINDQNDVYAMVYAGQRSVTQYQSIPKCAYVDKTDICKPNTIQLGKKHAGGVIDFDRNFYGTDMRWTGKDILPNLKLIAGVAIDGMSEERRGYQNFVGENLGVKGELRRNEDNSLWNIDPYLQASYALNKDWNLDAGLRYSNVHFKTEDHYITDVNGDNSGKTDYQKLLPSLALSWQIVPELMTYVSYAQGFETPTFTEMAYPVVTSNTAFSLKAAESETYEIGMKSDNSLGQFTVAAFYTTTDNDIVSAGSDEGRSTFRNADQTLRQGLELSWNKNLWRDLFAQASYSYIDAKFDADIPAQGTVAAIAKNNYIPGIAKNQAFVSLGWKPEKGLRAGVDMRYSDKIYVDDVNSDSAPSYVVAAANVGYNWTVNDWAFNTFARIDNLFDKDYSGSVIVNESNKRFFEPAEGRNWSTGLSVTKAF, from the coding sequence ATGTATCAAAGCGCGAAATTTCCATTTGTAAGATCGACATTATCCTGTTTGATTGCTTGTGTAGGTCAAAACCTTTATGCAGAAAGTGATTCACAGTCTGTCCAAAAGCTAGACACGATTATTATTGAGGCAACACGAACCAATCGTGATGTGATGTCTACACCTGCATCTGCGTATTACCTCACGCAAGAGCCACAAAAAGGCATGAATGTAAATCTGTCTGAAACCTTAAAAGGTGTGCCGGGTTTACAACTCAATAACCGTGAAAACTATGCACAAGACTTACAAATTTCAATGCGTGGTTTTGGCGCGCGTTCAAGTTTTGGTGTGCGTGGCGTGCGTTTATACGTCGATGGTATTCCGGCAACCATGCCTGATGGTCAAGGACAAACTTCAAATATTGATTTAAGCAGTTTGGATCATATTGAAGTGTTAGGTGGTGGTTTGTCTTCACTATATGGAAACTCATCTGGTGGTACGATTCTGACCACAAGCCGCGAAGGAAAGGGGAAGGATTCAATCACGCTGGGTTATTCAGGTGGCAGTGAAAATAAAGGTCAAGCCAATATCGTGCTACAAGGCGGTGCGAAAAATGCCAATGAACCGAGTTATATTCTCAGTTCATCGTATTTTGATACCGATGGCTATCGTGATCATAGTGGCGCAAATAAAACGCTCACTAATACCAAACTCACTTGGGATTTGGATGATGGCTCAAAAATCAACTGGATCAATAATTACGTTAAAATTGAAGCGGATGATCCAGGGGGATTAACGCGTGATCAATGGAGAGCCAATCCGAAGCAAGTGGCTGGGAATGTATTTTTATATAATGCACGGAAAGAAATTGAACAGCTACAAACAGGTTTAACGTGGAATAAACCGATTAATGATCAGAACGACGTTTATGCCATGGTTTACGCAGGACAGCGTTCTGTGACTCAATATCAATCGATTCCGAAATGTGCTTATGTCGATAAAACAGATATCTGCAAGCCTAATACAATCCAATTGGGTAAGAAGCATGCCGGTGGTGTAATTGATTTTGACCGTAACTTTTACGGTACAGATATGCGTTGGACGGGTAAGGATATTCTTCCAAATTTAAAACTCATTGCCGGTGTTGCAATCGATGGCATGAGCGAAGAGCGTCGCGGTTATCAAAACTTTGTCGGTGAAAATTTGGGTGTAAAAGGTGAGTTACGCCGTAATGAAGACAATAGCTTGTGGAATATAGATCCTTACTTACAAGCATCTTATGCTTTGAATAAAGACTGGAACTTAGATGCGGGCTTACGCTATAGCAATGTGCATTTTAAAACTGAAGATCATTACATTACCGATGTAAATGGTGACAACTCAGGTAAAACCGATTACCAAAAATTATTGCCATCTCTTGCTTTAAGTTGGCAAATTGTTCCTGAGTTAATGACCTATGTGAGCTATGCACAAGGTTTTGAAACACCAACCTTTACAGAAATGGCTTATCCTGTCGTAACGAGTAATACAGCATTTAGCTTAAAAGCAGCTGAAAGTGAAACTTATGAAATTGGGATGAAATCTGACAATTCATTGGGACAGTTTACAGTTGCAGCTTTTTATACAACAACCGACAATGACATTGTCTCAGCAGGTAGTGATGAAGGACGCTCAACTTTCCGTAATGCTGATCAGACGCTAAGACAAGGTTTAGAGCTATCTTGGAATAAAAACCTGTGGCGTGATTTATTTGCACAAGCAAGTTATAGCTATATTGATGCAAAATTCGATGCGGATATTCCTGCTCAAGGCACTGTAGCTGCTATTGCAAAAAATAATTATATTCCGGGAATTGCCAAGAATCAGGCTTTTGTCAGCTTGGGTTGGAAGCCCGAAAAAGGTTTGCGAGCAGGAGTTGATATGCGTTATAGCGATAAAATTTATGTAGATGATGTGAACTCTGATTCAGCACCAAGCTATGTCGTTGCTGCAGCCAATGTTGGGTATAACTGGACCGTCAATGATTGGGCATTCAATACATTTGCTCGAATTGATAACCTATTTGACAAAGATTATTCAGGTTCCGTAATTGTGAACGAAAGCAATAAGCGTTTCTTTGAACCCGCTGAAGGACGTAATTGGAGTACGGGTTTAAGTGTAACTAAAGCTTTTTAA
- a CDS encoding glutaminase codes for MKTPVADYLAHVLKQCKQNDQGALADYIPELASADPNKLALALSTIDGTSYATGDKDTEFTIQSMSKPFAYALALKHLGLESVLKKVGVEPSGEAFNQISLDAKNKIPKNPMINSGAITTHSLIHAEAGADRAETLRVFLSELAGRELEFDEQVYRSELETAFRNLSIGYMLRTVGVLDEDPVAIVHGYIKQCAIKVTVKDLAQMAGVLANGGVQAKTGKRLLSRVVVRQVLSVMMTCGMYDAAGDWLTTVGIPAKSGVAGGIIGVLPGQIGIAVFSPKLDEHGNSVRGIEIMERLSNDMGLHLMEGTPSAQTIVQRRYVVAETDGNNQTVVYELRGVLQFTESEMLLRILEDEPEGDTRIILDLTNISLLHDVGARMLFEGVNRLIEDGHTAVILDAEGILTEAQCKGRKTSVVTEPLDRYLEKQLKI; via the coding sequence ATGAAAACACCCGTAGCTGATTATTTAGCGCACGTATTGAAGCAGTGTAAGCAAAATGATCAGGGAGCATTAGCGGATTATATTCCTGAACTGGCAAGTGCAGATCCGAATAAATTGGCCTTGGCGCTATCGACCATCGATGGTACAAGCTATGCCACGGGAGACAAAGACACTGAATTTACCATTCAGTCGATGTCAAAACCTTTTGCTTATGCTTTGGCACTTAAACATCTGGGCTTAGAGAGCGTATTAAAAAAGGTGGGGGTTGAACCCTCAGGCGAGGCATTTAATCAAATTTCCCTCGATGCCAAAAACAAAATCCCCAAAAACCCGATGATTAATTCGGGTGCGATCACCACGCATTCGCTGATTCATGCTGAAGCAGGTGCTGATCGAGCTGAAACTTTAAGAGTATTTTTAAGTGAGCTTGCAGGACGTGAGCTTGAGTTTGATGAACAGGTTTATCGGTCTGAACTAGAAACGGCATTTCGTAATTTATCCATTGGCTATATGCTTCGAACCGTGGGGGTGCTTGATGAAGACCCAGTTGCCATCGTGCATGGTTATATTAAGCAGTGCGCGATTAAAGTCACGGTCAAGGACTTGGCACAAATGGCAGGGGTGCTTGCCAATGGCGGTGTGCAAGCTAAAACAGGCAAGCGGTTATTGTCTCGAGTAGTGGTACGACAAGTACTGAGCGTAATGATGACCTGTGGCATGTACGATGCTGCAGGCGACTGGCTGACCACCGTGGGTATTCCTGCGAAAAGTGGTGTGGCCGGTGGCATTATAGGCGTACTCCCCGGGCAAATCGGCATAGCAGTGTTTTCACCCAAACTTGATGAGCATGGCAACAGCGTACGTGGCATTGAAATTATGGAACGGCTTTCCAATGATATGGGACTGCATCTCATGGAGGGAACGCCGTCAGCGCAAACGATTGTTCAGCGCCGTTATGTCGTTGCTGAAACGGATGGAAACAATCAAACTGTGGTCTATGAGCTGCGCGGGGTATTGCAATTTACTGAATCAGAAATGCTGCTACGGATTTTAGAAGATGAACCCGAAGGCGATACCCGTATCATTTTAGATTTAACCAATATCTCTTTATTGCACGACGTTGGGGCGCGCATGTTGTTTGAAGGGGTCAATCGGTTAATTGAAGATGGTCACACGGCTGTGATATTAGATGCTGAAGGAATTCTGACGGAAGCACAATGCAAGGGTAGAAAAACAAGCGTGGTGACAGAGCCGCTAGATCGTTATTTAGAAAAACAGTTAAAAATTTGA
- the dhaK gene encoding dihydroxyacetone kinase subunit DhaK, translated as MKKLMNDAENIVVDLCKGLVLAHPELAFNELHKIISRKEKHNNVALISGGGSGHEPAHAGFVGTGMLDAAVCGDVFASPSQIQIYKALTQVATDKGVLMIIKNYSGDMMNFQNGAALATDDGIQVDYVKVADDIAVEDSLYTVGRRGVAGTVFVHKIAGAAATQGYELARVKEIAQKAADNVTSLGFAFSSCTVPAKGAPTFTLADEEMEYGVGIHGETGIRREKILPSQQLAQRIVDDLLKDRPNLSEVAVLINGFGATPMQELYLFNQDVCQYLAKKGITIYRTFVGNYMTSIDMAGASVSLLALDDELKTYLDAKADTPAFKMDGSTAQPIQLTANDAKAEDLFNVAIETHAEHATILNHHFSIENMRYVVDAMSACIIKNEIPFCELDAHAGDGDFGMSVAKGFRQLKREWNTLLQCEQMDDFLLNCSMIIMEHCGGASGPIWGSAFRAASKSVQGKKTLSVADFAAMLQDAVKGIQMTGERSFGRGAVVGDKTLIDALVPCADSWSANFDKTFKENFILGAQAAVQGAESTQHIVARMGRAGTVGERSLGYPDAGAHGLGVIFSEIAEQIK; from the coding sequence ATGAAAAAATTAATGAACGATGCTGAAAACATCGTGGTCGATCTGTGCAAAGGTCTGGTATTGGCACACCCTGAACTTGCATTTAACGAATTACATAAAATCATTTCAAGAAAAGAAAAACACAACAATGTCGCACTGATCAGTGGTGGCGGTAGCGGTCATGAACCTGCACATGCAGGCTTTGTAGGTACAGGTATGCTCGATGCTGCTGTATGTGGTGATGTGTTTGCTTCTCCTTCACAAATTCAAATCTATAAAGCCCTCACCCAAGTCGCAACCGACAAAGGTGTGCTGATGATCATCAAAAACTACTCTGGCGATATGATGAATTTCCAGAATGGCGCGGCACTTGCAACGGATGACGGCATTCAAGTCGACTATGTCAAAGTCGCAGATGACATTGCGGTTGAAGACAGCCTCTATACCGTCGGTCGTCGCGGTGTGGCGGGAACTGTATTTGTACATAAAATTGCAGGGGCAGCCGCGACACAAGGTTATGAGCTTGCCCGTGTAAAAGAGATCGCGCAAAAAGCTGCGGACAATGTCACAAGCTTAGGCTTTGCTTTTAGCTCATGCACCGTACCTGCCAAAGGCGCACCCACCTTTACACTTGCAGATGAAGAGATGGAATACGGCGTGGGTATACACGGTGAAACGGGTATTCGTCGTGAAAAAATCCTACCTTCACAGCAGTTAGCGCAGCGCATCGTCGATGATCTACTCAAAGACCGTCCAAACTTAAGCGAAGTTGCAGTGCTGATTAATGGTTTTGGTGCAACCCCAATGCAGGAGCTGTATCTATTCAACCAAGATGTTTGCCAATATTTAGCCAAGAAAGGCATCACGATTTATCGTACTTTTGTCGGTAACTACATGACCAGTATCGACATGGCAGGTGCATCTGTATCCCTGCTTGCACTAGATGATGAACTGAAAACCTACTTAGATGCCAAAGCCGATACCCCAGCATTTAAAATGGATGGCTCAACTGCACAGCCGATTCAACTTACAGCAAATGATGCTAAAGCAGAAGATTTGTTCAATGTCGCGATTGAAACACATGCTGAACATGCCACCATTTTAAATCATCACTTTAGCATTGAAAATATGCGCTACGTGGTGGATGCCATGAGTGCCTGTATCATCAAAAATGAAATTCCGTTCTGTGAACTCGATGCCCATGCTGGTGATGGCGATTTTGGTATGAGCGTCGCCAAAGGGTTTAGACAGTTAAAACGCGAATGGAATACATTGCTTCAATGTGAACAAATGGATGATTTTTTACTGAACTGTTCGATGATCATTATGGAACATTGTGGCGGTGCATCAGGCCCGATTTGGGGTTCAGCTTTCCGTGCGGCAAGTAAATCGGTTCAAGGTAAAAAGACCCTCTCTGTTGCGGACTTTGCTGCCATGCTGCAAGACGCAGTCAAGGGTATTCAAATGACAGGCGAACGCTCATTTGGACGGGGCGCTGTGGTGGGCGATAAAACCTTAATCGATGCGCTTGTGCCGTGTGCCGATTCTTGGTCTGCAAATTTTGATAAGACGTTTAAAGAAAACTTTATTTTAGGTGCGCAAGCTGCTGTTCAAGGTGCTGAATCTACTCAACATATCGTGGCACGTATGGGCCGTGCGGGTACGGTTGGTGAGCGCAGCTTAGGCTACCCAGATGCAGGTGCACATGGTTTAGGCGTGATCTTTAGTGAAATCGCTGAACAAATTAAATAA
- a CDS encoding DUF2171 domain-containing protein, producing the protein MTAVNITDIKEHSSVIASCGTKVGDVDHLQGDDIKLTKHSDGKHHLIPSSWVGELRDGQVVLNKNSQEVTGNWIEV; encoded by the coding sequence ATGACAGCCGTTAATATTACAGATATCAAAGAACATTCAAGTGTAATTGCCTCATGTGGCACAAAAGTCGGTGATGTTGATCACCTACAGGGTGACGATATTAAACTCACCAAACACAGTGATGGTAAACATCATCTGATCCCATCTTCTTGGGTCGGTGAACTGCGTGATGGTCAAGTGGTACTCAATAAAAACTCGCAAGAAGTGACTGGAAATTGGATTGAAGTTTAA
- a CDS encoding DUF4145 domain-containing protein, whose protein sequence is MSENNTLKNYCNECDKDTSHIVLEQHSWYSDPEDYDHSQYHKLVKCLGCDNVSLRIEDHDLFFTVQNNDGEWIPDITIKNYPKKLQNHKKIDHDYLIPQLVRNIYKEVLLTLQEDAKILSSLGLRACIESVCNHLEITGGNLATRINKLSTAGYISKKDAERLHAIRFMGNDSAHEIKAPKGGSLKIALEIVEHLLKSVFILPEQANGYLDTIVDKYELFETLLEKHLTNFNNGDEYPLYHFFEKDWRRVQDFISNFQTELIENINNSNFKLLEIGKKDVNQKGDEIQHFIIKRYEVTE, encoded by the coding sequence ATGTCGGAAAATAATACTTTAAAAAATTATTGTAATGAATGTGATAAAGATACGAGCCATATTGTATTAGAACAACATAGTTGGTATTCAGATCCTGAAGATTATGATCATTCTCAATATCATAAACTAGTTAAATGTCTAGGTTGTGATAATGTGTCTTTAAGAATTGAAGATCATGATTTATTTTTTACAGTTCAAAATAATGATGGGGAATGGATCCCTGATATAACAATTAAGAACTATCCTAAAAAACTTCAGAATCATAAAAAAATTGATCATGATTATCTTATCCCCCAATTGGTTAGAAATATCTATAAAGAAGTTTTATTAACATTACAAGAAGATGCTAAAATTTTATCTAGCCTAGGTTTGAGGGCATGTATTGAATCTGTCTGCAACCATCTTGAAATAACTGGAGGAAATTTAGCCACACGTATTAATAAATTATCTACAGCCGGTTATATATCAAAAAAAGATGCTGAAAGATTACATGCCATTAGATTTATGGGTAATGATTCTGCACATGAGATCAAAGCTCCAAAAGGAGGTTCTTTAAAAATTGCTCTTGAGATTGTTGAGCACTTACTCAAAAGTGTTTTTATTTTACCCGAGCAAGCAAATGGATATTTAGATACCATTGTAGATAAATATGAATTATTTGAAACCTTACTTGAAAAACACCTGACAAATTTCAATAATGGTGATGAATATCCTCTTTATCATTTTTTTGAGAAAGATTGGCGTAGAGTGCAAGACTTTATCTCAAATTTTCAAACAGAATTGATTGAAAATATAAATAACTCCAATTTTAAGCTTCTTGAAATTGGAAAAAAGGATGTTAATCAAAAAGGTGATGAAATACAGCATTTCATCATCAAAAGATACGAAGTAACTGAATAA
- the pnuC gene encoding nicotinamide riboside transporter PnuC yields the protein MSPLEIFAVVISVIGVSLTVLRNMWCWFFNLIAFVLYAYLFYEYKLYGETILQFFFMGMNVYGFYFWLKAKHIDHEISIAPISRTHVILQMIMAAVGGLMFGLTLKYFTDASLPILDAQLAAFSLLATYWTSRKHIATWVLWVFVDIIYVGMFYYKALYLTAGLYAAFVLLATFGWWQWTKIWHKQHAEHSVI from the coding sequence ATGTCACCTTTAGAAATTTTTGCTGTTGTCATTAGTGTGATTGGCGTGAGCCTCACGGTACTACGAAATATGTGGTGCTGGTTTTTCAACCTAATCGCTTTTGTACTCTATGCCTATTTGTTTTATGAATATAAGCTCTATGGTGAAACCATTTTGCAATTTTTCTTTATGGGCATGAATGTCTATGGTTTTTACTTTTGGCTTAAAGCGAAACATATTGATCATGAAATTTCGATTGCACCTATTTCACGCACGCATGTGATCTTGCAAATGATCATGGCCGCGGTGGGCGGTTTAATGTTCGGGCTGACGTTAAAATATTTCACAGATGCTTCACTGCCCATACTGGATGCACAACTGGCGGCTTTTAGTCTACTTGCAACCTATTGGACCAGTCGAAAACATATTGCGACTTGGGTACTTTGGGTGTTTGTCGATATTATTTATGTGGGTATGTTTTACTATAAAGCGTTGTATTTAACCGCAGGGCTGTATGCTGCTTTTGTACTATTGGCTACTTTTGGTTGGTGGCAATGGACTAAAATCTGGCACAAACAACATGCGGAGCATTCTGTTATTTAA
- the def gene encoding peptide deformylase — protein MTILNIAQRGEAILTLVTAPVVEAEFSSPWLIGLIDALQDTMLAYNGVGIAAPQCYVSKRLIIVASRPSVRYPEAPEMQPIVMVNPEIVALSEQMLSGEEGCLSVENERGQVLRAETVTVLFYSVEGQPTELTLSGFPARIVQHEIDHLNGVLFVDRL, from the coding sequence ATGACTATCTTAAATATTGCCCAGCGGGGCGAAGCCATTTTAACGTTAGTGACAGCACCAGTCGTCGAGGCTGAGTTTTCCAGTCCATGGTTAATTGGCTTGATAGATGCATTGCAAGATACGATGCTTGCCTATAACGGTGTGGGGATTGCAGCGCCACAGTGTTATGTGTCTAAACGCTTGATCATTGTCGCGTCACGTCCCAGTGTGCGTTATCCAGAAGCGCCTGAAATGCAGCCGATTGTGATGGTGAATCCCGAAATTGTAGCGTTATCTGAACAGATGCTTTCTGGTGAAGAGGGCTGTTTAAGTGTAGAAAACGAACGCGGTCAAGTGCTTCGGGCAGAAACCGTAACAGTGCTTTTTTATAGTGTTGAGGGTCAGCCAACTGAATTGACGTTGAGTGGTTTTCCTGCACGGATTGTTCAACATGAAATCGATCATTTAAATGGTGTTCTATTTGTCGATCGACTTTGA
- a CDS encoding crotonase/enoyl-CoA hydratase family protein — MTEHTGRVSREKRDHVLLLGLDRAQKRNAFDQYMIDDLSQAMTEYENDTELRCAVIFAHGAHFTAGLDLVQLQGKISSGIFSSDPDIINPWGTSGRVRKKPVIVAVHGYCYTAGIELMLNADIGIAQSNTQFAQLEVLRGILPFGGASARFVKAAGWNKAMRYLLTGDTFNAQQALEMNLICEVTEEHPLKRALELARSIAMAAPLAVQATIAAAKDALEMSENEAFKQLHRHLMPLLGTSDVQEGVDAMLERRTPHFQGK; from the coding sequence ATGACAGAACATACAGGACGAGTCAGCCGGGAAAAACGTGATCATGTCTTGCTCCTCGGACTAGATCGGGCGCAAAAGCGTAATGCATTTGATCAATATATGATTGATGATCTCTCCCAAGCCATGACTGAATATGAAAACGATACGGAATTACGCTGTGCGGTCATTTTCGCGCATGGAGCGCATTTTACTGCAGGACTTGATTTGGTTCAGCTTCAAGGCAAAATATCTTCAGGTATCTTCTCTTCTGATCCAGACATCATTAATCCTTGGGGCACATCAGGACGCGTACGCAAAAAACCGGTCATTGTCGCTGTGCATGGCTACTGCTATACCGCGGGAATCGAATTAATGCTCAATGCAGACATCGGTATTGCTCAGTCCAATACACAGTTTGCTCAACTGGAAGTATTAAGAGGTATTTTACCCTTTGGGGGAGCAAGCGCTCGCTTTGTCAAGGCCGCAGGATGGAACAAAGCCATGCGTTACCTACTGACGGGCGATACTTTTAATGCACAGCAAGCCTTAGAGATGAATTTGATTTGTGAAGTGACCGAGGAGCATCCTTTGAAACGCGCACTTGAATTGGCCAGGAGCATTGCAATGGCTGCACCGCTTGCGGTTCAAGCCACCATTGCTGCTGCTAAAGACGCGCTTGAAATGAGTGAGAATGAAGCCTTTAAACAACTACATCGGCACCTCATGCCTTTACTGGGTACTTCGGATGTACAAGAAGGTGTTGATGCCATGCTTGAACGTCGAACGCCACACTTTCAAGGCAAATAA
- a CDS encoding GGDEF domain-containing protein, with product MSLPNRIIHPSTIHYFMKNSVLMNWSNLNKSILMLVLGGLDHLLWIAWYIFCTSTPAFQQWMNLDYFNVHFPRTVILCLLSFLLILPCHYFRHIPFFQRYFPYIAIIYFAVTFMYAGYTIGINSPATIAGYVSLVTVGLVLFERKMVYIIFLPITVYLLFAIVLSTLGYMDYAPVFNQSLNQQILYKNEFWVYSQLFLYIPIFFASIVLFEILLTQWRNREKQIEKISQMDPLTGIFNRRKIAHNLAEIELEQHNYALVLLDLDFFKHINDNFGHDIGDDVLQNVAKILSRMLREGDVVGRFGGEEFILVLPHKNLQEALDIAERCRKEIEQAQFTVDKKTRIKVTASFGVAISNALLNKEAVIRHADQALYMAKKQGRNQVRDYFEVLQQQAIVGQARDSTQQ from the coding sequence ATGAGTTTACCGAATCGCATTATTCATCCCAGCACCATTCATTATTTTATGAAGAATAGTGTGCTGATGAATTGGAGTAATCTCAATAAAAGTATTTTGATGTTGGTTTTGGGCGGTCTTGATCATTTACTGTGGATTGCTTGGTACATTTTTTGTACCTCTACACCCGCATTTCAACAGTGGATGAATCTCGATTATTTTAATGTTCATTTCCCTCGAACAGTTATTTTGTGTCTTTTAAGTTTTCTGCTGATTTTGCCTTGTCATTATTTTAGGCATATCCCTTTCTTTCAACGTTACTTTCCTTATATCGCGATTATTTATTTTGCAGTCACCTTTATGTATGCTGGTTATACCATTGGGATAAATAGTCCTGCGACCATTGCGGGTTATGTTAGCTTGGTTACAGTAGGCTTAGTTCTATTTGAACGCAAGATGGTCTATATTATTTTCCTACCGATTACGGTTTATTTGTTGTTCGCGATAGTCTTAAGTACTTTGGGATATATGGACTATGCACCGGTATTTAACCAAAGTTTGAATCAACAAATTTTGTATAAGAATGAGTTCTGGGTGTATAGCCAGTTATTTTTATATATCCCTATTTTCTTTGCCAGTATTGTACTGTTTGAAATTCTTTTGACCCAGTGGCGAAATAGAGAAAAACAGATTGAAAAAATTAGTCAAATGGATCCATTAACGGGGATTTTTAATCGCCGAAAAATTGCACACAACTTGGCGGAAATTGAACTTGAGCAGCATAACTATGCTTTGGTTTTATTGGATTTAGATTTTTTTAAGCACATCAATGACAATTTTGGGCATGATATCGGAGATGACGTCCTTCAAAATGTCGCCAAAATTTTAAGCCGAATGCTCCGTGAAGGAGATGTGGTCGGACGCTTTGGCGGTGAAGAATTTATTTTGGTATTGCCACATAAAAATCTACAAGAAGCGCTTGATATTGCGGAGCGATGTCGTAAAGAAATTGAACAGGCACAGTTCACAGTCGATAAGAAAACCCGTATAAAAGTGACAGCAAGCTTTGGTGTTGCAATTTCAAATGCACTACTGAATAAAGAGGCAGTCATCCGTCATGCCGACCAAGCTTTATATATGGCGAAAAAACAGGGTCGAAATCAGGTTCGGGATTATTTTGAAGTCTTACAGCAGCAAGCTATCGTAGGTCAGGCTCGGGATTCAACCCAACAATAG